The nucleotide window TCGATCACCGGGTCATCGACGGCGCGCTTGGCGCCGAGCTGATGAAGGCGATTGTCGAGAACCTGGAAAACCCGGTGGCGATGCTGGCCTGAGCCCGCAGCGACGCAAGACAGAAGGGCCGCCCTCACCGGGGCGGCCCTTTCCCGTTCGGGTGGCAAGCAGGCTAGCGACCGATCACCTCGACCGCGCCGCCCTGCGCCCCGTCCCGCCTGCGCAGGCCAAATTCCGCATGGGCCCGCGCCTCATCCGCCGGATCGGTCAGTGCCAGTTCCTCGACCGTGGGCAGCTTGTCATTGCCCTTGCGCACCTGCACGCTGTCGCCGTGGTTTACAAGGTAGATCATCGCGGGAAACGGCACCGGGTCCAGTGGGCGCCCCAGCCGCGCAGCGCGGGCCATATAGCTTTTATGCCCCTTGCCGATCAGCCGCAGATAGAGGCCGGGCCAGCGCTGCCGCCCCAGATCGACCGCGAAATACCCGCAAGACCCGCATTGCTTCCAGAATGGCTGGCTCTGCGGTCCCTGCCCCAGCGGCGCGAGCCGCCCGCTCCGCCAGTCCATCATGTAGCCCTGCGCCACGATATAACCGCGCCCGTTGTTGTCGCGCGCGATCCAGCCCGGAAGATCCGGGTGCATCAGATCATCTGCATCCAGATGCGACACATAGGCGGGCCCCTGAAAGGCCTTCACCACATAGTCGGTCATCCGTCGAACCTTCTCGGAATGGTCCGAGATGCCCTTGGATAGGGCCAGCTCCGGCACCTGCAGGAAATGGATGCGCGGATCGTCCGGCAGCGTGGGCGGGCGTTGCTGGCAGCACAGCACCACTGCCCAGTTATCATACCCTGCCGCGCGGATCGAGCCGAGCGTCTGGTCCAGCAGCGCGCAGGCCTTTGCCCAGTCATGGGACACGGCCGGGCCGATCAGCGGCACCATCCAGATGATAAGCGGCTGATCCACCTTGCGAATCGGTCGCTGGAGAAATCGGCCGTAAAGGCCGGCAAGCAGGTCTTTCGCGTGCATCGGATCAGGTTCCCAAAGGCCCGCCTGTGACAGGCCACGCCCGGGTCATAGGCTGGCCGCAGCATGAGTTCAATCGGGCCACCGCCCTCAGCCCCCGACCACCACATGATCCATGTTGATCGCCGGCTGCGGGCAACCCGCCTCGCCCACAACCCGCGCCGGAACCCCGGCCACCGTAGAGCAGGGCGGCACGTCGATCAGCACCACCGAGCCTGCCGCGATGCGCGAGCAGCGTCCCACCGTGATATTCCCCAGTACCTTGGCCCCCGCGCCGATCAGCACCCCATCGCCGATTTTCGGGTGGCGGTCGCCATCTTCCTTGCCGGTGCCCCCCAGCGTCACCGAATGCAGCATCGAGACATTGTCACCCACCACCGCGGTTTCGCCGATCACGATGGAATGGGCATGGTCGATCATGATCCCCTGCCCGATCCGCGCGCCGGGATGGATATCGACGCCGAACACCTCGGACACCCGCATCTGCACGAAATAGGCCATGTCGCGGCGGCCCTTCTGCCACAGCCAATGGCCGATCCGATAGCACTGGATCGCCTGATAGCCCTTGAAGAACAGCACCGGCTGCAAAAACCGATGGCAGGCCGGGTCGCGGTCATGCACCGCCACCACATCGGCCCGCGCCGCGCGGCCGATCTCGGGCGCGTCGGCAAAGGCCGCATCGGCGATCTCGCGCAGGATCTGCTCGCTCATCTCGCCCGAGGCCAGCTTCAGCGAGAACCGGAAGGCCAGCGCGCGCTCGAACGTCGGATGGTGCAGCAGCCCCGAATGGATCAGCCCGCCAAGCAGCGGCTCGCCCTTCACGGCGGCTTCGGCTTCTTCGCAGATGCGGCTCCAGACCGGGTCGATCTTCGCCAGTTTCGTTCTGGTCTCGGCCATCGCGCGTCCTCCGGTTTTTTCCGACTATAGCAGATAGGGTGCCGCCCGCACTTCCAAAAGGGCCCCCGTGCCAACCGCCACTCCCTATGGCAGCGCGCCCCTGCCCGGCACGCCGCACCTGTGGCGGAAAGGTCGCTAATCGGACGATTTGCGCGCGGCAGGACCGTGTTCTGGCAGTTATGCAAGGCTGGGCATGGCCGAACTGCCCGCAACAGCGTTAAGCAATGCGTCCCGGCTCTTCATCACGAGGTCGACCCATGTTCTTCCTGCCTTTCCTCCTGCAAAGCGCGCTCCTGGCCTTCGAATCCCAGGCGGTGATCGAACACCGGCTGACGCTTTTCGCGCGCGGCGGCGCCGGCGCCCAGGATGAGGCAGTACGGATGGTCGGCGAGAAGGTCGCGCTTGCGGCCCATGTCTGGCAGCAGGGCGCAAAGTCGCTGGCAAGTGGCGCAAGCCCGGACAGCGTGATGATGGACACGGTTGCACTCTACCGCGAGGCGGTGGACGAGAACCGGCGGCGGCTTACGCTCTGACCGTATTGGCCTGAGCATCCCGGGCCCTGCCCGGCAGGATCGCGCCTGCCCTCCGCCGCGGCAGATTACAGCCCCGCAGCCGTCCCCTGCACCCCGCCCTGATGGCGCGAGCCTACGGCATGGCGCAGCGCTGCCTCTAGGTCATCGGGGCTGAAGGGTTTTTCCAGAACGCGCGCCCGCGGGTCCGCCTGCAGGTCCAGCGCCGTGTGTCCGGTCGCCAGCACCACCGGCACCCCTGCCTCCAGCAGCTTGCGCGCCAGATCGAGCGAGGAATGCCCGCGCCCGACGCTGACATCCAGCAGCGCCAGATCCGGCATCCCCTCGGCCAGCGCCTGCTCGGCCCCCGCCAGCGAGGCCGCCGCCGAGATCTGCTGGAAACCAAGGTCCCGCAGCAATTGCGATGTCTCCATCGCAATGATCGCCTCGTCTTCGAGGTAAAGGATCCGCAATTCAGGAGGGGTCCAGGCCAAGGCAACGTTCCATTTCAGAGGCAATTTCGGAGTGGGATAGGATGTCTTCGGGTAGCGCAGGTCAGTCGGGCTATTCAGGGCAGGTCTCGTATCGGGGCCAGCCCAAAGGGGTCAGGACGGCGAGATGGTTGGTTCCAACCCATCTTCGACTTTCAGATATACGCTTTTGGCGGACTAAGAGTTCCCATTAGCAATGACTATGCCCCAACCGAAGATTGAGGCAAATACCCCACTCCCCCGTTCCGAGCCAGATGCCGTAAACGTGCAGCGATCTTCCGCCAAACGCCCGCCGTTTCGGCTGAAACCGGCCAGTTTGCGCAGGGTCGGCCGTGTCACGCAACGTCTTGAACTCTGCCCGTGACGGCATCCCAGGGTTGGAATCAGCAGGGCCGACATCGCGCAGCATCTTCACGCGCCGTGGAACCGCACACCAGAGGACCGCGTTGAGGCCCCGGATGTGCAGCCAGACTGGCCGCGCCGAAGCGGTCCCTGACCGCCCTTTCAGAAGGAGTTGCACTATGCTTGGTTGGGCTCTCACCTTCCTCATCGTTGCGCTGATCGCCGGCGCGCTTGGCTTTGGCGGCATTGCCGGCGCCTCGGTCGGCATCGCCAAGATCCTGTTCTTCGTGTTCATCGTGCTGTTCGTCGTGGCGATGCTTGCCCGCGCGCTGCGCGGCCAGCCGCCGGTCTGACACGGCCGGGCTTCCGTGCCGGGCAAACCGCCCGCGGTGCAGACTTGCCGGATCACCGGGTGGATATACCCCCATATTCGCCCGGCCGGGCAAGAACGGGTCGCAGTTTGCTCTGCGGCCCGATTTGCTTTGCTGGCGCTGCGGCGCCCTCGTTTCACGCCGCCTGACCGAGATCAACGACAGGCTCGCCCCCTCCTGCCAGTCTGCCGGCACAAAGGAGGATCCGCGGATGAAGAGACGCAGCATTATGACGGGGGCCGCCGCCACGCTCGCGCTTGGCGGGGCAGGCATCGCCAGCTGGTGCAGGGCCGCCGGCTCGCAGACCAGCTACGACCGATATATCGCCCGCCTGCGTGCGCCACTGGGGAACAATCCGCCGATGGCGGATCTTCTGCGAACCGCCAGCCTTGCCGCCAGTGGCCACAACACCCAGCCCTGGCAGTTCGATGTTAGGCCGGGCACCATCATCCTGCGGCCGGACCTGTCATGCACCACACCAGTGGTCGATCCCGATGACCATCACCTCATCGTCAGTCTTGGCTGCGCGATGGAGACCCTCGCCATTGCCGCCAGCGGCACCGGGCGGCCGGGCGAGGCCGATCCCATCGGCGGCCTCGTCTACCGCCATACCGAGGGCCCGCCGCGACCAGGCCCGCTGCTGGCCGCGATCCCCGCCCGCCAATCCACCCGCGCCGACTATGACGGCCGCGCGGTGCCTGCCGCCGATCTTGCGCAGCTGGAACGGGCCGGCACCGGGCCCGGCGTGCGGCTGATCCTGATTACCGACCGCCCGCGGATGAACCAGATCCGTGATCTGGTCATCGCCGGCAACACTACCCAAATGGCCGATCCCGCCTTCATCGCCGAACTCAAGCACTGGCTGCGCTTCTCGCCCCGCAGCGCGATGGAGACCGGCGACGGGCTCTATGCCGCCGCCAGCGGCAACCCGGTGCTGCCGGATGCCTTTGGCCGCTTCGCCTTCGACCAGGTCTTCACCACCGCCGCCGAGAATGACAAATACGCCCGCCACCTCTCCACCTCGGCCGGGCTGGCGGTCTTCGTCGCGGACCGCGAGGATACCGCGCATTGGGTCGCCGTCGGTCGCGCCTGCCAGCGCTTCGCGCTGACCGCCACCGCGCTTGGCCTGAAACACGCCTTCCTCAACCAGCCGGTCGAGGTTGCCGCGCTGCGCCCCGAACTGGCCTCGCTGATCGGCGAGCCGGGGAAGCGCCCGGATCTCGTGATGCGCTTCGGCTATGGCCCGACGCTGCCCTGGTCGCCGCGGCGAGAGGTGCAGCTATGACGACAGGCCCTTCTTGCAGGGGCCAGGATCTGTGGACTTGGGGAAATGGTGCGCCATTTCTCCTTACAGCTCCGATATAACGCCGCCATTCTTGGCTGGAAGCGGAAAAATCGTGAAAGCGGGAGCCTATAGTTTCCTCCCGCGCAGACATCTGAGCCCTTCGACGGCGATATCGCGCAAGAAGCGGTCGACTGGCACTACATCGACCCGGGCCAGCCGACCGACAACGCCTTCATCGAAGCGTTCAATGGCAGGTTCCGGGCCGAATGCCTGAACCAGCACTGGTTCCTGACGCTTGCGGATGCAGCGGAAAAGTTGGAGGCTTGGCGTAGATACTGCAACGAGGAACGGCCACACGGCGCGATCGGCAACAAGGTTCCGATCATGCTGACGAAATCAGGGGGCGCCACCAGCCCGCCACCCTGAGCGGAAGCCGGAAAATCTGCCTTCGGGCGGTCCAAGGTTGGGGCGCGGATCACTCATTATGAACGAGGGACGACCGGGGGCAGGTCACCTTCGTGCAAGATCAGGCACAATAAGCGCTGTAATAAGGCGTCTCTCTTGGCCTAAAATCTCATAATTTTACTTCAGATCAGTGACTTAAGTGACTGGCGGAAGCGGTGGGATTCGAACCCACGGTACGGTTCCCCGCACGCTAGTTTTCAAGACTAGAGCCTTAAACCACTCGGCCACACTTCCCTGCCGTTCGGGTTCAGGCCCGGCCACTCCCCGATACCCAGCCACGAACCGGCGCGCCCGTTGTAATCACATCCGCGAGTCGGGGTCCAGAGGGCCGGGGCCAGGTTGCGCGGCGACCTGCCCCGGCATCGGCCCGTGCAGGACGCGGCAGCTTGCCGCGCCCGCAGCCTGCAAATGGTTCAGGCAGACCAGAGCTCACGCAGAACTGACGGCGCAGCGGACGCTTGCGGCGCCGGAGGGGCAGCCCAGGCATGGTCCGGCTCTTTCCTTGCGCGGGTCGAGCCGTTAAGATGCGCCTTGGCCGGGGCAGCTGCCCGGCTGCAAGACTGCGGACCAGACTGGGCATGGCGGTGCCGGCCCGAACCGGGGCGATACGCCGCATAGGCAAGACCACGGCACCTGTCCGCAACAGGCAGAGGGCGCAGCGCCGTACTAGGGGCGCGCGAAGGGGGCAAGAATGACGAGTGGCACCACTGGGCAGATGGCCCTGACAACGGGCCTGCGCGGCGCGCTGCTGCTGGGCGTGGCCCTGGGCCTGGCGGCGTGCCAGAGCACACAGATGCCGTTCGGGATCGGCTCGGGCGCAAAGAGTGCCGAGGGCGCGCCGGTGCGGCAGGCCAGCTCGGCCCGGCTGGTGGACCGCGATGTCGAGGCGCCCGAGGTGTTCGACGTGTCCGATCAGGGCCTTTGGGACGGGCGCCCCTCGCTGGGCGGCGTCTGGGTGGCGCATCCGGATGTGAAGGATCCCGAACGGGTCATCATCCGCAATCCTGCCAATGGCAAGTTCATCATCGGCGCCCTGTTCCGGCGCGAGCGCGACATGCCCGGCCCGCGGCTGCAGGTGTCCTCCGATGCCGCGGGTGCACTGGGGATGCTGGCAGGCCAGCCGGCCGCATTGCAGGTGACGGCGCTGCGGCGCGAGGAGACGGCGGCGCCCGCCGCGGCCGAACCCACACCTGCCGCCACCGCGGCGCCGATCGGCGCCGTGGCCAGCGCCGCCATCGACCGCGCCGATCCGCCGCCCGCGGTCCCTGCCCCTGCCGCC belongs to Frigidibacter mobilis and includes:
- a CDS encoding DUF1328 domain-containing protein, with the translated sequence MLGWALTFLIVALIAGALGFGGIAGASVGIAKILFFVFIVLFVVAMLARALRGQPPV
- a CDS encoding Acg family FMN-binding oxidoreductase, with translation MKRRSIMTGAAATLALGGAGIASWCRAAGSQTSYDRYIARLRAPLGNNPPMADLLRTASLAASGHNTQPWQFDVRPGTIILRPDLSCTTPVVDPDDHHLIVSLGCAMETLAIAASGTGRPGEADPIGGLVYRHTEGPPRPGPLLAAIPARQSTRADYDGRAVPAADLAQLERAGTGPGVRLILITDRPRMNQIRDLVIAGNTTQMADPAFIAELKHWLRFSPRSAMETGDGLYAAASGNPVLPDAFGRFAFDQVFTTAAENDKYARHLSTSAGLAVFVADREDTAHWVAVGRACQRFALTATALGLKHAFLNQPVEVAALRPELASLIGEPGKRPDLVMRFGYGPTLPWSPRREVQL
- the cysE gene encoding serine O-acetyltransferase; the protein is MAETRTKLAKIDPVWSRICEEAEAAVKGEPLLGGLIHSGLLHHPTFERALAFRFSLKLASGEMSEQILREIADAAFADAPEIGRAARADVVAVHDRDPACHRFLQPVLFFKGYQAIQCYRIGHWLWQKGRRDMAYFVQMRVSEVFGVDIHPGARIGQGIMIDHAHSIVIGETAVVGDNVSMLHSVTLGGTGKEDGDRHPKIGDGVLIGAGAKVLGNITVGRCSRIAAGSVVLIDVPPCSTVAGVPARVVGEAGCPQPAINMDHVVVGG
- a CDS encoding SPOR domain-containing protein; this encodes MTSGTTGQMALTTGLRGALLLGVALGLAACQSTQMPFGIGSGAKSAEGAPVRQASSARLVDRDVEAPEVFDVSDQGLWDGRPSLGGVWVAHPDVKDPERVIIRNPANGKFIIGALFRRERDMPGPRLQVSSDAAGALGMLAGQPAALQVTALRREETAAPAAAEPTPAATAAPIGAVASAAIDRADPPPAVPAPAATGMSPAPKPAAAPAAPVASSGRPYIQIGIFSVEANAERAASQMTAAGLTAAIRKDESQGKTFWRVIVGPLTGADERAAAVAKVKGLGYPDAYAVSK
- a CDS encoding response regulator; amino-acid sequence: MAWTPPELRILYLEDEAIIAMETSQLLRDLGFQQISAAASLAGAEQALAEGMPDLALLDVSVGRGHSSLDLARKLLEAGVPVVLATGHTALDLQADPRARVLEKPFSPDDLEAALRHAVGSRHQGGVQGTAAGL